From the Lepus europaeus isolate LE1 chromosome 12, mLepTim1.pri, whole genome shotgun sequence genome, one window contains:
- the PRRC2B gene encoding protein PRRC2B isoform X8: protein MGQDQASALRMCSPQSSENQGTVERGSFPLPQLRLEPRVPFRQFQMNDQDGKENRLGMTRPIRPLRQLVERAPRPTIINAENLKGLDDLDTDADDGWAGLHEEVDYSEKLKFSDDEEEEEVAKDGRPKWNSWDPRRQRQLSVSSADSADARRTQEEGKDWGEAALASRVVRKLPEPQPPSRKLHGWATGPDYQKSSMGSMFRQQSAEDKEDKPPPRQKFIQSEMSEAVERARKRREEEERRAREERLAACAAKLKQLDQKCKQAQKQVEKEVPRSPGAEKASPQENGPAGRKGSPEFPVQEAPPTFSEEAPTASPAVAQSSSSSSSSSSEEEAREAGSPAPEFSKYQKTLPPRFQRQQQQTQQEQLYKMQHWQPVYPAPAHPQRTFYPHHPHMLGFDPRWMMVPSYMDPRITPTRTPVDFYPSALHPSGLMKPMMPQDSLSGTGCRSEEQNCVPSLQERKVTTMDPAPVWGPEGYMALQSKGYSLPHPKPSDTLAVDMHVRNESSYSASPGRPGGVSAPRTLFEERAEEYLSAFDKKAQADFDSCVSSQRIGQELVFPPQDNVQEAGAPAGHTQNLRRSPLEPDFTPAEKKPEYGSWDVGHQPKAADTASAAEQEAPQEESSCNVSSWEKEGSPGKQPSSEPEWAPEPRSASSQQQEQPGRTRRSGPIKKPVLKALKVEEKEKEKELQKLKQGPGEASARLAKAKEPLPQGEKEEEEENDPSLANASPSTVEAKSSPRPGLGHEASKLEDDEKPDKAWEARPSREPSDVPPTKRNNWIFIDEEQAFGGRGQARSRGRGFREFTFRGRPTGGSGGSVCGGGVLGARGIYSSSQRGGRGRGLRDFTQPEECPRAKPRRRIASETHSEGSEYEELPKRRRQRGSEAGNEGLLPEREESALKRDSWRSNKTYCEDQGALDAKSRGPRAFGRALPPRLSNCGYGRRTFLSKEPAHWQSRSAGCSWQEYGSDAGGTRRASDRDYVSDSYKHADVFGSRALEDGRLDDKRSSFFQDDHAADCENAEIRPFRRRRPPRQDKPPRFRRLRQERESLGLWGPEEEPHLLPGQWPGRSKLCPGEQSGAGGRRSPELSYQNSSDHGNEEWETASESSDFSERRERREGHGAGPAPLGDGGLCGASLGEKKEMAKRSFSSQRPQGDRQSRKLEPGGFGEKPARPSGGEASPRYESQQSGTPVKAKRSPDEALPGGLSGCNSGSGHSPYALERATHANSASPEATTKKAEKEATLAVQRASEQGEARKQFDLSYGTAIMENCGSSPGEESEVGSVVGEGFIEVLTKKQRRLLEEERRKKEQAVQVPVKGRGLSSRIPPRFAKKQNNLCLEQGDVTMPGSSLGTEIWESSSQALPVQAAASDSWRKAVTAFSSSEPGAAEQGFKSSQGDSGVDLSAESRESSATSSQRSSPYGTLKPEEMNGPGLAEPKADSHKEQAQKQSEQKDSEQGSGQSKEHRPGPIGNERSLKNRKGSEGAERLQGAVVPPVNGVEIHVDSVLPVPPIEFGVNPKDSDFSLPPGSASGPAGNPVVKLQDALASNAGLTQSIPILRREQHLPRAIGLSPMSFPSADLTLKMESARKAWENSPSLPEQSSPGGAGSGIQPPSSVGASSGVSYSSFGGVSMPPMPVASVAPSASIPGSHLPPLYLDGHVFASQPRLVPQTMPQQQSYQQAAAAQQIPISLHTSLQAQAQLGLRGGLPVSQSQEIFSSLQPFRSQVYMHPSLSPPSTMILSGGTALKPPYSAFPGMQPLEMVKPQSGSPYQPMSGNQALVYEGQLGQAAGLGASQMLDSQLPQQLTMPLPRYGSGQQPLILPQSIQLPPGQSLSVGAPRRIPPPGSQPPVLNTSRESSQMELKGFHFADSKQNVPTGSSVPSPQAYRPSSASPSGKPCGSAVNMGSVQGHYVQQAKRVDEKPSLGAVTLQEAPSAAAHVKRTGAIKPRAVKVEESKA, encoded by the exons ATGTGTTCGCCACAGTCATCCGAGAACCAGGGTACAGTGGAACGAGGCTCTTTCCCCCTTCCTCAGCTCCGCCTGGAACCCCGTGTTCCTTTTAGACAGTTCCAGATGAATGACCAAGATGG aaaagaaaacagactgGGGATGACTCGCCCGATCCGTCCCCTTAGGCAGCTGGTAGAGCGGGCGCCTCGGCCCACCATCATCAACGCTGAGAACCTGAAGGGCCTTGATGACTTGGACACTGACGCTGACGACGGCTGGGCAG GCCTTCATGAAGAAGTGGACTACTCTGAGAAACTGAAGTTCAGCGatgatgaagaggaggaggaggttgcGAAGGATGGCAGGCCAAAATG gaacagctgggaccctaGGAGACAGCGGCAGTTGTCAGTGAGCTCTGCGGACAGTGCTGATGCCAGGCGCACCCAAGAAGAAGGGAAGGACTGGGGCGAAGCAGCGCTCGCGTCCCGAGTCGTCCGAAAGCTGCCAGAACCACAGCCACCTTCCAGAAAGCTCCACGGCTGGGCCACAGGCCCCGACTACCAG AAGTCCTCAATGGGCAGTATGTTCCGGCAACAGTCTGCTGAGGACAAAGAGGACAAGCCACCCCCACGGCAGAAGTTCATCCAGTCAGAGATGTCTGAGGCTGTGGAACGAGCCCGAAAGCGCCGGGAGGAAGAGGAGCGCCGTGCCCGGGAAGAGCGGCTGGCTGCCTGCGCGGCCAAACTCAaacagctggaccagaagtgtaaGCAGGCCCAGAAGCAGGTGGAGAAGGAAGTCCCCCGATCTCCAGGCGCTGAGAAGGCGTCCCCACAGGAGAACGGCCCTGCCGGCCGCAAAG GCTCCCCAGAATTCCCTGTGCAGGAAGCGCCCCCCACATTCTCAGAGGAGGCACCCACAGCCTCCCCAGCGGTGgctcagagcagcagcagcagcagcagcagcagcagcgaagaggaggccagggaggctgggTCCCCTGCACCGGAGTTCAGCAAGTACCAGAAGACCCTTCCTCCCCGGTTccagcgccagcagcagcagacaCAGCAG GAGCAGCTGTACAAGATGCAGCACTGGCAGCCTGTGTATCCCGCGCCTGCCCACCCGCAGCGCACCTTCTACCCGCACCACCCCCACATGCTGGGCTTTGATCCCAGGTGGATGATGGTGCCTTCCTACATGGACCCACGGATCACACCCACTCGGACCCCTGTGGACTTCTACCCCTCAGCCTTACATCCTTCAG GACTGATGAAACCTATGATGCCACAAGATTCTCTGAGTGGGACTGGCTGTCGCTCCGAGGAGCAGAACTGTGTGCCCTCGCTCCAGGAAAGAAAAGTGACCACCATGGACCCAGCCCCTGTGTGGGGCCCAGAGGGCTACATGGCCTTGCAGAGCAAGGGCTACTCACTTCCCCACCCAAAGCCGAGTGACACTTTGGCTGTGGACATGCACGTCAG GAATGAAAGCTCTTACTCTGCCTCACCCGGAAGGCCAGGGGGCGTAAGTGCCCCCCGCACTCTCTTTGAGGAGAGAGCGGAGGAATACTTGAGTGCTTTTGACAAGAAGGCCCAAGCAGACTTTGACAGCTGTGTCTCCTCTCAAAGAATAGGCCAGGAGCTTGTGTTTCCACCCCAAGACAATGTTCAGGAAGCAGGTGCTCCTGCGGGCCACACCCAAAACCTCAGGCGCTCCCCACTGGAGCCCGACTTTACCCCTGCTGAGAAAAAGCCCGAGTATGGCAGTTGGGACGTTGGTCACCAGCCAAAGGCCGCTGACACAGCCAGTGCTGCTGAGCAGGAGGCCCCCCAGGAGGAGTCGTCCTGCAACGTCTCCTcctgggagaaggaagggagccCCGGCAAGCAGCCATCCTCAGAGCCCGAGTGGGCCCCCGAGCCTCGGagcgccagcagccagcagcaggagcagccaggccggACCCGGAGGTCGGGCCCCATCAAGAAACCTGTCCTGAAAGCCCTCAAagtggaggagaaggagaaggagaaggagctgCAGAAGCTCAAGCAGGGCCCGGGGGAGGCCAGCGCCCGACTGGCCAAGGCCAAGGAGCCGCTTCCccagggggagaaggaggaggaggaggagaacgaCCCCTCCCTGGCCAACGCCTCCCCCTCCACTGTGGAGGCCAAGAGCTCTCCCCGTCCTGGTCTTGGCCACGAGGCCAGTAAATTGGAAGATGATGAGAAGCCCGACAAGGCGTGGGAGGCCAGACCCTCGCGTGAGCCCAGCGATGTCCCCCCAACAAAGCGGAACAACTGGATCTTCATTGACGAGGAGCAAGCCtttgggggcagagggcaggcccGGAGCCGGGGCCGTGGATTCAGAGAGTTCACTTTCCGTGGTCGGCCCACTGGCGGAAGTGGAGGCAGTGTTTGTGGCGGGGGGGTCCTGGGGGCGCGCGGCATCTACAGCAGCAGCCAGCGAGGCGGCCGGGGCCGCGGCCTGCGGGACTTCACTCAGCCAGAAGAGTGCCCCCGAGCCAAACCCCGGCGAAGGATCGCCAGCGAGACGCACAGCGAGGGCTCCGAGTACGAAGAGCTGCCCAAGCGGCGTCGGCAGAGAGGCTCCGAGGCCGGGAACGAGGGCCTGCTGCCAGAGCGGGAGGAGAGCGCCTTGAAGAGAGACTCCTGGCGCTCCAACAAGACCTACTGCGAGGACCAGGGAGCGCTAGATGCTAAGAGCCGGGGCCCTCGGGCCTTCGGGCGCGCCCTCCCACCCCGGCTCAGCAATTGTGGCTACGGGCGGAGGACCTTCCTCTCCAAAGAGCCTGCCCACTGGCAGAGCCGAAGCGCGGGCTGCTCCTGGCAGGAGTACGGCTCCGACGCAGGTGGCACCCGGCGTGCCTCCGACAGAGACTACGTCTCCGACTCCTACAAACACGCCGACGTGTTTGGTAGCAGGGCCTTGGAGGACGGCCGCTTGGACGACAAGAGGTCGTCCTTCTTCCAAGACGACCACGCAGCTGACTGCGAAAACGCCGAGATCCGGCCTTTCCGGAGGAGGCGCCCTCCACGCCAGGACAAGCCGCCTCGCTTCCGGCGCCTCCGGCAGGAGCgggagtccttgggcctgtgGGGCCCAGAAGAGGAGCCCCATCTGCTGCCGGGGCAGTGGCCGGGCAGATCCAAGCTCTGTCCTGGGGAACAGAGTGGTGCCGGGGGCCGCAGGTCCCCCGAGCTCTCCTACCAGAACTCCTCTGATCACGGCAACGAGGAGTGGGAGACGGCCTCTGAGAGCAGCGACTTCAGCGAGCGCCGTGAGCGCCGCGAAGGCCACGGGGCTGGACCTGCGCCCCTAGGGGATGGAGGCCTGTGTGGGGCCAGCTTGGGGGAGAAGAAGGAGATGGCCAAGCGCAGCTTCTCCAGCCAGAGGCCCCAGGGGGACAGACAGAGCCGTAAACTGGAGCCGGGAGGGTTTGGGGAGAAGCCTGCTAGGCCAAGTGGTGGTGAAGCGTCCCCCCGCTACGAGAGCCAGCAGAGTGGGACACCTGTGAAAGCTAAAAG gtccCCAGATGAGGCCTTGCCAGGAGGCCTtagtggctgcaacagtgggagcGGCCACTCGCCCTACGCCCTGGAACGGGCCACCCATGCCAACTCTGCTAGTCCTGAAGCCACCACTAAGAAGGCGGAGAAGGAGGCTACACTGGCTGTCCAGAGGGCCAGTGAGCAGGGGGAGGCCCGGAAGCAGTTTGACCTGAGCTATGGAA CTGCCATCATGGAAAATTGTGGGTCCAGCCCTGGGGAGGAAAGTGAGGTCGGCTCTGTGGTGGGTGAAGGCTTCATTGAAGTCCTGACCAAGAAACAGCGCCGCCTgctggaggaagagaggaggaagaaggagcaaGCCGTGCAG GTGCCTGTCAAAGGTCGAGGCCTTTCCTCCCGCATTCCTCCTCGATTTGctaaaaagcaaaacaacttGTGCCTCGAGCAAGGTGATGTGACCATGCCTGGCAGCAGCCTGGGCACCGagatctgggagagcagcagccaag CGCTCCCCGTGCAGGCTGCAGCCAGTGACTCCTGGAGGAAGGCCGTCACCGCGTTCAGCAGCAGCGAGCCTGGCGCTGCCGAG CAGGGTTTTAAGAGCAGCCAGGGAGATAGTGGCGTTGACTTGAGTGCCGAGTCTCGGGAGTCATCTGCGACCTCCTCACAGCGCAGCTCCCCGTATGGGACTCTGAAACCAGAGGAGATGAACGGGCCCGGCCTGGCGGAACCCAAGGCCGACAGCCACAAGGAGCAGGCTCAGAAGCAGTCTGAGCAAAAG GATTCAGAACAAGGCTCAGGACAGAGCAAGGAGCACAGACCAGGACCCATCGGCAATGAGCGTTCTCTGAAAAACAGAAAGGGCTCGGAGGGGGCCGAGCGGCTGCAAGGGGCCGTCGTCCCGCCTGTTAATGGGGTAGAGATTCACGTGGACTCCGTGCTGCCTGTGCCGCCCATTGAATTTGGAGTCAATCCAAAA GACTCCGATTTCAGCCTGCCACCTGGTTCTGCCTCTGGTCCTGCAGGGAATCCAGTTGTCAAGCTTCAGGATGCCTTGGCCAGTAAC GCAGGGCTCACACAGAGCATCCCCATCCTGCGGCGGGAGCAGCACCTCCCGAGGGCCATCGGCCTCTCCCCGATGTCCTTCCCCAGCGCCGACCTCACTCTGAAG ATGGAGTCTGCGCGCAAGGCCTGGGAGAACTCCCCCAGTTTGCCGGAGCAGAGCTCTCCAGGGGGTGCTGGCTCGGGCATCCAGCCTCCATCCTCTGTGGGTGCCTCCAGTGGGGTCAGCTACAGCTCCTTCGGTGGCGTGTCCATGCCACCCATGCCTGTGGCCTCTGTTGCGCCTTCTGCTTCTATACCAG GCAGCCACCTTCCGCCACTGTACCTGGATGGCCACGTGTTTGCAAGTCAGCCCCGGCTGGTTCCtcagacaatgccacagcagcagagttaccagcag GCTGCCGCTGCCCAGCAGATCCCCATCTCCCTCCACACGTCTCTGCAGGCCCAGGCTCAGCTCGGACTGAGGGGTGGGCTCCCCGTGTCCCAGTCCCAGGAGATCTTCAGCTCCTTACAGCCCTTCAG GTCTCAGGTGTATATGCACCCCAGCCTGTCACCACCCAGCACCATGATCCTGTCTGGGGGTACAGCCTTGAAGCCTCCGTACTCGGCGTTCCCCGGCATGCAGCCCTTGGAGATGGTGAAGCCGCAGTCCGGCTCGCCCTATCAGCCCATGAGTGGAAACCAAGCCCTGGTCTACGAGGGCCAGCTCGGCCAGGCTGCCGGCCTGGGCGCCTCACAGATGCTGGACTCACAGCTCCCGCAG CAGCTGACCATGCCGCTACCACGGTATGGCTCCGGGCAGCAGCCGCTGATCCTGCCACAGTCCATCCAGCTGCCGCCCGGGCAGAGCCTCTCTGTTGGGGCTCCCCGGAGGATTCCTCCACCTGGGTCCCAGCCGCCGGTCCTGAACACCAGCAGAGAG TCCTCTCAGATGGAGCTGAAAGGTTTCCACTTTGCCGACAGTAAACAGAATGTTCCCACAGGAAGCTCCGTGCCGTCGCCGCAGGCCTACAG GCCTAGCTCTGCTAGCCCCAGTGGGAAGCCCTGTGGATCAGCAGTTAACATGGGCTCTGTGCAGGGACACTACGTTCAACAG GCAAAACGAGTGGATGAAAAGCCCAGCCTGGGAGCTGTGACGCTGCAGGAGGCGCCCTCGGCTGCCGCGCACGTGAAGCGAACCGGAGCCATCAAGCCTCGGGCTGTCAAGGTGGAGGAGAGCAAGGCCTGA